A DNA window from Synergistaceae bacterium contains the following coding sequences:
- a CDS encoding PhoH family protein — protein sequence MDIPFTGDALTQARLLGVNDENFRAIESRYPVSLSVRGGAVHISGPDPEPARLAGIIIREIVSAAEKGHDIHTDDIRAAMDALAEGRELNLTALYSEIICTTARGKPIRAKTPGQRSYIKAIRDNFILFATGPAGTGKTYLAVCEAVSMLKAGKVNRVVLVRPAVEAGESLGYLPGDLREKVEPYVRPLYDAFYDLLSPEKFLRYADKGVIEIVPLAYMRGRTLNESFIILDEAQNTTPKQMKMFLTRLGFGSKAVVTGDITQVDLPGNSPSGLGSVREILGGIKGIGFIDLTHADVVRHEIVQKIVQAYTRYEEENRI from the coding sequence ATGGATATACCTTTCACGGGGGACGCTCTCACGCAGGCCAGGTTACTCGGCGTTAATGATGAGAATTTCCGGGCGATTGAGTCGCGTTATCCCGTATCACTGTCAGTAAGAGGCGGGGCCGTTCACATCAGCGGCCCTGACCCTGAACCCGCAAGGCTCGCAGGAATAATCATCCGCGAAATTGTTTCAGCCGCCGAAAAAGGACACGACATCCACACAGACGACATACGTGCCGCAATGGACGCACTTGCGGAAGGCCGTGAACTGAACCTCACCGCGCTTTACTCGGAAATCATCTGCACAACCGCAAGAGGCAAGCCCATACGCGCAAAGACTCCCGGCCAGCGTTCATACATCAAAGCCATACGCGACAACTTCATACTTTTCGCCACAGGCCCGGCAGGAACAGGCAAAACGTATCTCGCTGTCTGTGAGGCCGTCTCAATGCTCAAAGCCGGGAAAGTCAACAGAGTCGTATTAGTGCGCCCCGCTGTAGAGGCAGGAGAGAGTCTCGGATATTTGCCCGGAGATTTGCGCGAGAAGGTAGAGCCTTACGTGAGGCCGTTATATGATGCCTTTTACGATTTATTGTCGCCTGAGAAATTCCTGCGTTACGCCGACAAGGGAGTCATTGAGATAGTCCCGCTTGCCTACATGAGAGGGAGAACGCTCAACGAGAGCTTCATTATTCTTGACGAGGCGCAGAACACAACGCCCAAGCAGATGAAAATGTTTCTGACCCGTCTCGGATTTGGGTCAAAAGCTGTTGTTACGGGGGATATTACGCAGGTTGACCTTCCCGGAAATTCGCCGTCAGGACTTGGGAGCGTCCGCGAAATTCTCGGAGGCATTAAGGGGATCGGCTTCATTGACCTGACACACGCCGATGTCGTCCGTCATGAGATTGTGCAGAAAATTGTACAGGCATATACACGCTACGAGGAGGAAAACAGAATATGA
- a CDS encoding alpha/beta fold hydrolase → MRKIFLCLALLLYPFAVNASEPILIQEQGSFTAGGKTLKNGGEFIFSDLWNQSGQTAYGDNAFVRYQIPVNAKKFPLVFLHGGGQSMKTWETTPDGREGFANIFLRRGFSVYLVDQPRRGDAGFTLSSGDAITPMYYDRTMFTLFRLGRWPEYYDDTQFPKDPASLENFYRQGTPNTGPLDFGVISDAMSAVLSKTGPAILVTHSQGGGAGWYTALKSENIRAIVAYEPGGSPRLFPEGEVPDAIPTSFGLIEGTAIPLEEFRKFTRFPIVIFYGDHIADKPTDNYGADQWRGELAMGRRFAELVNKYGGDCKVIHLPEIGIKGNTHFMFSDLNNIEIADLLSKWLKEKGLDE, encoded by the coding sequence GTGAGAAAAATTTTTCTTTGTCTCGCGCTTTTGTTATACCCTTTTGCGGTGAATGCCTCAGAGCCGATTTTGATTCAGGAGCAGGGGAGCTTCACGGCAGGAGGGAAGACTCTCAAAAACGGCGGGGAATTTATTTTCTCTGACTTGTGGAATCAATCGGGGCAGACTGCTTACGGTGATAATGCTTTTGTCCGCTATCAGATTCCCGTAAACGCAAAGAAATTCCCGCTTGTCTTTCTTCACGGGGGCGGGCAGTCAATGAAGACGTGGGAGACAACCCCGGACGGCCGGGAAGGATTCGCGAATATATTTTTACGGCGGGGCTTCAGCGTTTATCTTGTGGATCAGCCGAGAAGGGGCGATGCAGGCTTCACGCTTTCTTCAGGGGACGCGATTACACCGATGTATTACGACCGCACAATGTTCACGCTTTTCAGACTCGGACGATGGCCGGAATATTACGATGATACGCAGTTCCCGAAAGACCCCGCGAGCCTCGAAAATTTTTACCGCCAGGGGACTCCCAACACAGGCCCGCTTGATTTCGGCGTAATCTCTGACGCAATGTCCGCTGTTCTGTCGAAAACAGGCCCGGCGATTCTCGTTACTCATTCGCAGGGAGGCGGTGCAGGATGGTACACGGCTCTGAAGTCTGAGAATATCCGCGCGATTGTCGCATATGAACCCGGAGGAAGTCCGCGCCTCTTCCCTGAAGGTGAAGTGCCTGACGCAATCCCGACATCATTCGGACTCATTGAGGGTACAGCGATTCCACTTGAGGAGTTCAGGAAGTTCACGAGATTCCCAATCGTCATATTTTACGGAGATCACATAGCCGACAAACCTACAGATAATTACGGCGCAGATCAGTGGCGCGGAGAACTGGCAATGGGCAGAAGATTCGCCGAACTCGTCAACAAATACGGCGGGGACTGCAAAGTGATTCACCTTCCCGAAATCGGCATAAAGGGAAATACTCACTTCATGTTCTCCGACCTGAATAACATTGAGATTGCCGACCTTCTGTCGAAATGGCTCAAAGAGAAAGGACTTGACGAATGA
- a CDS encoding pyruvate carboxylase subunit B — MKEKKFMAGEKKVRITETGLRDAHQSLIATRMRTADMLPVLEYMDAAGYWALEMWGGATFDSAMRFLDEDPWERLRLIRARVKNAKLQMLLRGQNLVGYRHYADDVVREFVKKAVGNGIDIIRCFDALNDLRNVEVAADQIKKEGAHLQLCMSYTLSPVHTLDSFSGMAKRMQEMGADSIAIKDMAGLIGPMDCAKLVKAIREKVDIPIELHSHYTTGLASMAYLAGIEAGAEIVDTAISPFALGTSQPPTESIVAALAGSEYDTGIEIEKLLPITNHFKKLREKYKDLLPEIAGVDINILRYQIPGGMYSNMVNQLREMNALDKLEAVLNEVPVVRKAMGYPPLVTPSSQMVGTQATVNVLRGRWKSFPKEIRQYFLGYYGQPPAPMDPEVQKLAIGNEEPITCRPGEKIAPEMEQARKDAQPWMTEPEDALTWIMFPQVAKDFLPKKYARLHKRDTGLQAQAAPEAYPA, encoded by the coding sequence ATGAAGGAGAAAAAATTTATGGCAGGAGAAAAGAAGGTACGTATAACTGAAACCGGCCTGCGCGATGCTCACCAGTCATTAATCGCGACAAGAATGCGGACTGCTGACATGCTCCCGGTTCTTGAGTACATGGACGCGGCTGGCTACTGGGCACTCGAAATGTGGGGCGGTGCAACTTTCGACTCGGCAATGAGATTCTTAGACGAAGACCCCTGGGAGAGACTGCGACTCATCCGCGCCCGTGTCAAGAACGCAAAACTTCAGATGCTTCTGCGCGGTCAGAATCTCGTGGGCTACAGGCACTACGCTGATGATGTCGTTCGCGAGTTCGTCAAGAAAGCTGTCGGTAATGGAATTGACATAATCCGCTGCTTTGACGCTCTCAATGACCTGCGGAATGTTGAAGTCGCCGCAGATCAGATAAAGAAAGAGGGCGCACACCTTCAGCTTTGCATGAGCTACACTCTTTCGCCTGTTCACACGCTGGACTCGTTCTCAGGAATGGCCAAGCGTATGCAGGAAATGGGTGCGGACTCAATCGCGATTAAAGACATGGCCGGACTCATCGGGCCGATGGACTGCGCCAAACTCGTGAAGGCAATCCGCGAGAAAGTCGACATCCCTATAGAGCTTCACAGCCACTACACGACAGGACTCGCCAGCATGGCATACCTTGCGGGAATCGAAGCAGGCGCGGAAATCGTAGACACAGCAATTTCACCGTTCGCATTAGGCACAAGCCAGCCCCCGACGGAGTCAATTGTCGCGGCTCTCGCAGGGTCAGAATATGACACGGGAATCGAAATCGAAAAATTACTGCCCATCACAAACCACTTCAAGAAACTGCGCGAGAAGTACAAAGACTTATTGCCCGAAATCGCCGGAGTCGACATCAACATTTTGCGCTACCAGATCCCCGGCGGAATGTACTCCAACATGGTCAACCAGCTCCGCGAAATGAACGCGCTCGACAAACTTGAAGCCGTGCTGAATGAGGTTCCCGTTGTCCGCAAGGCTATGGGCTATCCTCCGCTCGTTACGCCGTCTTCACAGATGGTAGGGACTCAGGCAACCGTGAACGTTCTGCGCGGAAGGTGGAAGAGTTTCCCGAAAGAAATCCGGCAGTACTTCCTCGGCTACTACGGTCAGCCCCCGGCACCGATGGATCCCGAAGTCCAGAAGCTCGCAATCGGCAATGAGGAGCCAATCACATGCAGGCCGGGCGAAAAGATTGCCCCCGAAATGGAGCAGGCCCGAAAGGACGCACAGCCGTGGATGACAGAGCCGGAAGACGCTCTTACGTGGATAATGTTCCCGCAGGTCGCAAAAGACTTCCTCCCGAAGAAGTACGCCAGACTCCACAAGCGCGACACAGGGCTACAGGCGCAGGCAGCCCCGGAGGCTTACCCGGCGTAA
- the ybeY gene encoding rRNA maturation RNase YbeY, with the protein MKLSVTIDAPEDSSDGSGANSDCTGTEFYSSEKISHVLEECLREIYPASKNYASAEVSLSFTDSGGIRALNRQYRDVDEATDVLSFPMMDDIPPGLPVLMLGDIVICPEETARLHPELSREEGICLMIAHSFLHLLGYDHDTDEKQSAMWQKQDEISRRLLEALR; encoded by the coding sequence TTGAAGTTATCAGTAACAATTGATGCCCCTGAAGATTCATCAGACGGCAGCGGCGCAAATTCAGATTGTACCGGCACAGAATTTTACAGCTCCGAAAAAATATCACACGTCCTAGAAGAATGCCTCCGGGAAATTTATCCGGCCAGCAAAAATTATGCCTCTGCGGAAGTCTCATTGTCATTCACGGACTCAGGCGGAATACGCGCCCTCAACCGACAGTACAGGGATGTTGACGAGGCTACAGACGTTTTGTCATTCCCTATGATGGACGACATTCCGCCCGGATTGCCTGTTCTTATGCTTGGCGACATTGTGATTTGCCCGGAGGAAACCGCCCGCCTTCACCCGGAATTGTCGCGGGAGGAAGGAATTTGCCTGATGATAGCTCACTCGTTCCTTCACCTGCTGGGATATGATCATGACACTGACGAAAAGCAGTCGGCCATGTGGCAGAAGCAGGACGAAATTTCGCGCAGACTCTTGGAGGCACTGAGATAA
- a CDS encoding LysR family transcriptional regulator yields the protein MDTKQIDYILELAKTKNFNRAAEKLFISQPALTYQIKQIEEEIRFPLFERSPKGAVLTPAGEQFCVTLRNIRDELKRAIEQGQNYGTRYRANITIGLPMRSAIYFLPEAIETFSKSHGGVSVTPHFLTLYDSASFLKGEEDILFARRNDVKHIPGIRLHFLFDSRIYLITLKDDELAGRDIVYAEDLRGRVLMVGGGSPPELKAVQQRIIESVRVDYFNSHDRETTLTNIKAHRGVCLAPGFLNDHNGEFAWTLFDCPEKICCVLCTHSGDKRESVSDFVKLLQEIYRNSPEFQA from the coding sequence ATGGACACTAAACAGATTGATTACATTCTTGAGCTTGCAAAGACAAAAAATTTCAACAGAGCTGCGGAAAAACTTTTCATTTCACAGCCAGCTTTAACGTACCAAATTAAGCAGATTGAAGAGGAAATACGATTCCCACTCTTTGAACGTTCGCCGAAAGGAGCGGTGCTGACTCCGGCGGGTGAACAGTTCTGCGTGACTCTCAGGAACATTCGCGATGAGCTGAAACGCGCAATCGAGCAGGGGCAGAATTACGGCACACGTTACCGGGCGAATATCACAATCGGACTACCGATGAGGTCAGCAATATATTTCCTTCCTGAAGCTATAGAGACGTTCAGCAAATCGCACGGGGGAGTCTCAGTTACTCCGCATTTCCTTACACTTTACGACTCCGCGTCATTCCTCAAAGGCGAGGAGGATATTTTGTTCGCACGGCGCAATGACGTCAAGCACATTCCGGGGATAAGGCTTCATTTTCTTTTCGACAGCAGAATATACTTGATTACGCTGAAGGATGACGAATTAGCCGGAAGGGATATTGTTTACGCTGAAGATTTGCGCGGGCGTGTGCTGATGGTCGGGGGCGGTTCTCCTCCTGAGCTTAAAGCAGTACAGCAGAGAATCATAGAGTCGGTTCGCGTGGACTACTTCAACAGCCATGACCGCGAGACTACATTGACGAACATAAAAGCTCACCGCGGAGTATGCCTTGCGCCGGGATTCCTGAATGATCATAACGGCGAATTTGCATGGACGTTATTCGACTGCCCGGAGAAAATATGCTGTGTGTTGTGTACACATTCGGGCGACAAAAGGGAAAGTGTTTCGGACTTCGTGAAATTATTGCAGGAAATTTACAGGAACAGCCCGGAGTTTCAGGCGTGA
- a CDS encoding GGDEF domain-containing protein, whose product MLSSSLSAIWNETAAVFTNAGYSFFKIEAHVVCAAVVVILLYRQQNSSDQTEARIVWSRLLSVQILYCIAGIIRVLVDVAIIPKNYATRYTAAAFTFGLFGAMCWLVFEYIEFYQHSEMMKSKGKRFMAALPFIFNTAMLAVAGFFPGLFADFSGRTYTRGILYPVMMLINFAYPVAAVILSVRRRSRMTRYERDTAPVMATYPAFFMICGPLQDLNWRIPFLCYVIVVSDIFVYMSYADSLVSVDPLTRIANKNALMRNLSERFKTGEPVTLHVFAVDVDSLGKINGTYGRTEGDKVLILVANALRKFSADEHTCDIFRYYGDEFIITADIETDEERELFTEHIRNYVSNAAMSAKLPFHVKISIGRAKYEPYSKTETISGLIDEAEKTLYEGREQRSFQQIWKSA is encoded by the coding sequence ATGTTATCATCCTCACTGTCAGCAATATGGAACGAAACCGCCGCTGTATTCACTAATGCGGGATACTCATTCTTCAAGATTGAGGCTCATGTAGTATGCGCCGCAGTCGTTGTGATTCTTCTGTACCGTCAGCAAAATTCCTCAGACCAGACAGAAGCCCGCATAGTGTGGAGTCGGTTATTGTCCGTTCAGATTCTGTACTGCATCGCCGGAATAATTAGAGTCCTCGTTGACGTTGCCATTATTCCCAAGAATTACGCGACAAGATACACTGCCGCCGCTTTCACGTTCGGGCTTTTCGGGGCTATGTGCTGGCTTGTGTTCGAGTATATAGAGTTCTACCAGCATTCCGAGATGATGAAGTCAAAAGGCAAAAGGTTCATGGCCGCGCTTCCGTTCATATTCAACACTGCTATGCTTGCGGTAGCGGGGTTCTTTCCGGGACTGTTCGCGGATTTTTCCGGGAGGACTTACACGCGGGGGATACTTTATCCCGTCATGATGCTGATAAATTTTGCCTACCCTGTGGCCGCCGTGATTCTCTCAGTCAGACGCAGAAGCAGAATGACACGCTACGAGCGCGACACAGCCCCCGTCATGGCGACATACCCGGCTTTCTTCATGATCTGCGGGCCTCTTCAGGATCTCAACTGGCGTATACCGTTCCTGTGCTACGTGATTGTTGTCTCGGACATTTTCGTGTACATGTCGTATGCTGACAGCCTCGTGTCTGTTGACCCCCTCACGAGAATCGCCAACAAAAACGCCCTCATGCGGAATTTGTCGGAACGCTTCAAGACGGGCGAGCCTGTAACGCTTCACGTTTTCGCGGTTGATGTCGACTCGCTTGGGAAAATCAACGGGACTTACGGACGTACGGAGGGCGACAAGGTATTAATCCTCGTGGCCAACGCCCTGCGGAAATTCAGCGCAGACGAACATACCTGCGACATATTCAGGTACTACGGCGACGAGTTCATTATCACGGCTGACATTGAGACCGACGAGGAGCGGGAGCTTTTCACCGAGCATATACGCAACTACGTAAGCAACGCGGCAATGTCGGCAAAACTTCCCTTCCACGTGAAAATCTCAATAGGCAGGGCAAAATATGAACCCTACAGCAAGACAGAGACAATATCAGGACTGATTGACGAGGCGGAGAAAACTCTTTACGAGGGGCGCGAACAAAGGAGCTTCCAGCAGATATGGAAAAGCGCGTAG
- a CDS encoding HDIG domain-containing protein, with protein MKRGRIIIPSERGFWERVNFSSLFQYAGPTVFLLIAGIAIVLAQWAVLNSRGDSFKVGSPAPETYRVITQMRYDDRESATKLRAMVGESVAGVNVHDVTAKSRLMRRLEALGNIQDVQSAKTSEYLSAFPEEFISAFLRLENDNRTRILTSSYTVGAAFLDRLEQDKIYTSNSTVINSILWEEIHRANIPGSDANFVYQILAVFGNLNIRHDERLTTFARRAVMDEVPTIDRKFDPGDVIISEGETVTEQTAILLRLQGYTEDVFPVAEIFSVILCVMCLPLWISILSRGAGEHKPTQWCIVFIIITAWISETVAAKLGIYGAGTLAASCASFLCIQDYLAFCIAVTASASGVFVVTGQAVTNIILLSALSVFTATACFYLMRNLESSRKASYRMILMAFILTALRMALRYMQGTPYSWASFSRGALLFFLYEAVSSNVIMGVLQYFEEYIGEISIMTIRDISNPSSPLLRDLQRQAPGTYQHSLTIATLIEAVGMELGMDTNLLRAGAYYHDIGKMRHPEFFVENQGGGVNIHDSMNPTLSSMSIIAHVKDGLELAWEAKLPKRIRDFIAEHHGDTSTRYFYNKAVAEGKNVEWAQFCYPGPKPQSRETALLMITDSVEAAVRAANIREIEEEQSGSQAVSKIEKIVDQVIRSKINENQFENAALTMKDFTVIKRTLISVLQSMYHTRKVKKIERRK; from the coding sequence ATGAAGCGCGGCAGAATAATAATCCCGTCAGAGCGGGGATTTTGGGAGCGCGTGAATTTCTCCTCATTGTTTCAGTACGCAGGCCCTACAGTATTCTTGCTGATTGCCGGAATTGCCATCGTCTTGGCTCAGTGGGCGGTGCTGAACAGCCGCGGGGACTCCTTCAAAGTCGGAAGCCCTGCCCCCGAAACCTACAGGGTAATCACACAGATGAGATATGACGACCGGGAGTCGGCCACAAAGCTGCGCGCTATGGTCGGTGAAAGTGTCGCGGGCGTGAATGTCCATGATGTTACTGCAAAATCACGGCTAATGCGGCGGCTTGAGGCTCTCGGAAATATTCAGGATGTCCAGTCTGCAAAAACTTCCGAATACCTGTCGGCGTTCCCGGAGGAATTTATTTCGGCGTTTCTCCGGCTTGAAAACGATAACAGAACGCGGATATTAACCTCCTCATACACAGTCGGGGCGGCGTTTCTTGACCGTCTCGAACAGGATAAAATTTACACGTCAAACAGCACTGTAATAAACTCTATACTGTGGGAAGAGATTCACCGTGCGAATATTCCGGGCAGTGATGCGAATTTTGTCTACCAGATTTTAGCGGTGTTCGGAAATCTCAACATAAGGCATGACGAGCGGCTTACGACTTTTGCGCGGCGGGCAGTTATGGATGAGGTTCCGACAATAGACCGAAAATTTGACCCCGGCGACGTGATAATCAGCGAGGGCGAGACAGTTACGGAGCAGACAGCCATACTTCTCCGGCTTCAGGGATATACGGAGGATGTTTTTCCTGTCGCTGAAATATTCTCGGTGATACTGTGCGTGATGTGCCTGCCTTTGTGGATAAGCATACTAAGCAGGGGAGCGGGCGAGCATAAGCCGACTCAGTGGTGCATTGTCTTCATCATCATAACGGCGTGGATTTCTGAGACAGTAGCGGCCAAGCTCGGAATTTACGGTGCGGGAACATTGGCGGCCTCGTGCGCGTCATTCCTCTGCATTCAGGACTACTTAGCGTTCTGCATAGCTGTTACGGCTTCAGCGTCAGGCGTTTTTGTTGTTACGGGGCAAGCTGTAACGAACATCATATTACTGTCGGCCTTGTCGGTATTTACGGCTACGGCATGTTTCTACCTCATGCGGAATCTTGAGTCGAGTCGGAAAGCGTCCTACAGGATGATATTGATGGCGTTCATATTGACGGCTCTGCGAATGGCTCTGCGATACATGCAGGGGACTCCGTACTCATGGGCGAGCTTTTCGCGGGGGGCATTGCTGTTTTTCCTGTATGAGGCGGTGTCGTCAAACGTCATAATGGGAGTGCTTCAATATTTCGAGGAATATATCGGCGAAATCTCAATCATGACAATACGGGACATCAGCAATCCTTCAAGCCCTCTTTTGCGCGACCTTCAGAGGCAGGCACCGGGAACGTACCAGCACAGTTTGACGATTGCCACGCTGATTGAGGCTGTCGGCATGGAGCTGGGAATGGACACGAATTTATTGCGGGCAGGGGCATATTATCACGACATAGGGAAGATGAGACACCCTGAATTTTTCGTTGAGAATCAGGGCGGAGGAGTCAACATTCATGACTCAATGAATCCTACACTAAGCTCAATGTCAATCATTGCCCACGTGAAAGACGGCCTCGAACTTGCATGGGAGGCAAAATTACCCAAGCGGATACGGGATTTTATCGCCGAGCATCACGGGGACACAAGCACAAGATATTTCTACAACAAAGCCGTAGCTGAGGGAAAAAATGTAGAGTGGGCGCAGTTCTGTTATCCCGGCCCTAAACCGCAGTCAAGAGAAACAGCCCTCCTCATGATAACGGACTCAGTTGAAGCGGCGGTCAGGGCGGCAAACATACGCGAGATTGAAGAAGAGCAGTCCGGCTCTCAGGCAGTCAGCAAAATCGAAAAGATAGTAGACCAGGTAATACGGAGCAAGATCAACGAAAACCAGTTCGAGAACGCAGCACTGACTATGAAGGATTTTACCGTGATAAAGCGGACGTTAATATCAGTCCTTCAGTCAATGTACCACACGCGCAAAGTGAAGAAGATAGAGCGCAGGAAATAA
- a CDS encoding dicarboxylate/amino acid:cation symporter — protein MSSKSFMSSLPFRLIVALLLGMGIGLWLSSIHGSALSTALLNIIVTVHYIAGQFLNFCVPLIIIGFVAPSITRMGANASRMLLLALTLAYVSSIGAAFSATAAGYAIIPMLNIATAVESLKSLPEVVFKLSIPQVMPVMSALFVSVLVGLAAAWNRSKTVIALLEEFQQIVLSIVTRFLIPVLPFLIGTTFCQLAYEGSITEQFPVFLAVILIVMAGHYIWIALLYFIAGVYSGRNPWNVIKNYGPAYMTAVGTMSSAATLSVALTCAKKSEPTLRDDMVNFGIPLFANIHLCGSVMTETFFVMAVSKILYGVYPTVGNMILFCLLLGVFAIGAPGVPGGTVMASLGLITGVLGFDATGTALMLTIFALQDSFGTACNVTTDGALTLILTGYAEKHGIGAENLTA, from the coding sequence ATGAGCAGTAAAAGTTTCATGAGTTCGCTTCCTTTCCGGCTGATAGTCGCGCTCCTATTGGGTATGGGCATAGGTTTGTGGCTGTCATCAATTCACGGCTCCGCATTGAGTACCGCGCTGTTGAACATCATAGTAACGGTGCACTATATCGCCGGGCAGTTCTTGAATTTCTGCGTCCCACTCATCATTATAGGCTTTGTTGCACCGTCAATAACACGAATGGGCGCGAACGCTTCAAGGATGCTCCTTCTTGCGCTGACTCTGGCTTACGTGTCATCAATCGGCGCGGCGTTCTCGGCGACTGCGGCGGGGTATGCGATAATTCCCATGCTCAATATTGCTACAGCGGTGGAGAGCCTGAAATCACTTCCGGAAGTCGTCTTCAAGCTCTCTATTCCGCAGGTCATGCCGGTAATGTCGGCTTTGTTCGTGTCGGTTCTTGTGGGACTGGCGGCGGCGTGGAACAGAAGCAAAACGGTTATCGCCCTTCTTGAGGAATTTCAGCAGATAGTTTTGAGCATAGTAACAAGATTCCTGATTCCCGTTCTGCCGTTTCTGATTGGTACGACATTCTGCCAGCTCGCGTATGAAGGCTCAATCACCGAACAGTTTCCCGTTTTCCTAGCGGTGATTCTAATCGTCATGGCGGGGCATTATATTTGGATTGCTCTGCTTTACTTTATCGCGGGCGTTTACTCCGGGCGCAACCCGTGGAACGTCATCAAGAATTACGGCCCAGCATATATGACCGCTGTCGGAACAATGTCGAGCGCGGCGACTCTCTCTGTGGCACTCACATGCGCGAAAAAGTCAGAACCGACTCTCCGTGATGACATGGTAAATTTCGGCATTCCACTTTTCGCGAATATTCACCTCTGCGGAAGCGTAATGACTGAGACATTCTTTGTCATGGCCGTGTCGAAAATACTTTACGGGGTATATCCGACTGTCGGGAACATGATACTGTTCTGCTTACTGCTGGGAGTTTTCGCGATAGGCGCACCCGGAGTCCCCGGCGGGACGGTGATGGCATCGCTCGGACTGATTACGGGCGTTCTTGGGTTTGACGCTACTGGGACGGCGTTAATGCTGACGATTTTCGCGCTTCAGGACTCATTCGGGACTGCCTGCAACGTTACGACGGACGGAGCTTTGACGCTTATACTTACGGGGTACGCTGAGAAGCACGGAATCGGCGCGGAGAATCTGACGGCCTGA
- a CDS encoding HlyC/CorC family transporter yields the protein MPEIIIGFIVLFLLSAFFSGAETSITATGTGKLRTFIDTGKYRYLTSTFQWLINDTQEALTVCLIANNVVNISASALASGIALEIFGAGAVVAVVPVMTVLIVIFGEILPKSAAMVYSENVLIVAAPILRVLAVVISPIAWLMKKCVTAIGFVLHINLGSQQVFVTRDEIEQLVKIGEESGALEANERRMIDGIIDFDETRVREIMIPRTDMIAIEAASTLEEAVKVFIDEGHSRIPVYEESPDNIIGILYVKDTLKNLSAGDLSSGVKDLLRKPIFVPETIRTAELLENMRREHIHIAVIVDEYGGVAGIVTMEDILEQIVGEIQDEYDEESPEIQKLDDGSYLVQGIMSLDALNDELGTDFRSDDAETVGGLVLTISGSFPDEGEIFHYEGWTIRVMGLEDHRITLLNLSKKEEPVTE from the coding sequence ATGCCGGAAATCATCATAGGATTCATAGTGCTGTTTCTTCTTTCGGCGTTCTTCAGCGGTGCGGAGACATCAATCACGGCGACAGGCACGGGAAAATTGCGGACGTTCATCGATACGGGGAAGTATCGCTATCTCACGTCAACATTTCAGTGGCTCATCAATGACACGCAGGAGGCTCTCACCGTCTGCCTAATCGCGAACAATGTCGTGAACATTTCCGCGAGTGCTTTAGCTTCCGGGATTGCGCTTGAGATTTTCGGGGCGGGTGCAGTTGTGGCGGTTGTGCCTGTAATGACGGTGCTTATAGTGATATTCGGGGAGATTCTGCCAAAGAGCGCGGCAATGGTTTACTCCGAGAATGTTTTGATTGTTGCGGCTCCGATTCTGAGGGTGCTTGCGGTGGTAATATCCCCTATCGCGTGGCTCATGAAAAAATGTGTTACGGCAATCGGCTTTGTTCTCCATATAAATTTGGGAAGCCAGCAGGTTTTTGTTACGCGAGACGAGATAGAGCAGCTTGTGAAAATCGGCGAGGAGTCCGGCGCATTGGAGGCAAACGAGCGGCGAATGATTGACGGGATAATAGATTTTGACGAGACGAGAGTCCGCGAAATCATGATACCCCGGACGGACATGATAGCGATTGAGGCCGCCTCGACTCTTGAAGAAGCCGTGAAGGTGTTTATTGACGAGGGACATTCGCGGATTCCTGTTTACGAGGAGAGTCCCGACAACATAATCGGAATACTTTACGTGAAGGACACGCTAAAGAATCTCAGCGCGGGTGATTTGTCGTCAGGAGTGAAAGACTTGCTGAGGAAGCCTATATTTGTTCCTGAGACGATAAGGACGGCGGAGCTTCTCGAAAACATGAGGCGTGAGCATATACATATAGCGGTGATTGTTGACGAGTACGGCGGAGTCGCGGGTATTGTTACGATGGAGGACATACTAGAGCAGATAGTCGGCGAGATTCAGGACGAATACGACGAGGAGTCGCCCGAAATACAGAAGCTCGATGACGGGTCATATCTAGTGCAGGGGATAATGAGTCTTGACGCGCTGAACGATGAATTAGGGACGGACTTCAGGAGCGATGACGCTGAGACAGTCGGGGGATTAGTGCTGACGATTTCGGGGAGTTTTCCTGACG